Below is a window of Verrucomicrobiales bacterium DNA.
AGGGACAAATGTCCGCCATGGATGGATCCTATTCGGCGGGCTATGCGCTGGGCCAGTTCCTCTGGGGCACGCTGGGTGACCGCTTCGGAGCGCGGCGCGTGGTCCTGCTGGGTATGATGGCCTCCATCATTACGTCCATCCTAATGGGCCTCTCCAACACAGCTCTGCTCATCGGGGTGTTTTTTACAGCCCAAGGCATCTGGCAGGCCAGCGGCTGGGCGCCGCTGAACAAAAACATGGGTGAGTTCTTCTCTCAAAAGGAGCGAGGAACAATCATGGGGTTCTGGTGCACGAACTACGCCTTGGGCGGGTTCGTGGCAACGATCATTGCCAGCTACGTCGCCAAGCACTATGGCTGGCGAAGCTCTTTCATCGTCCCCGCCCTTCTCCTGCTGGTCGTGTGGGTGCTGTTCTACTTCCTTCAACGAAATCGCCCCGAGGATGTGGGCTTGCCCTCGATCGAGGAGTATCAAGGCAACCCCACCATGACGAGGCGCACCGATATTCCCGTACCAACGGTCCGCGAGCCGCAGGACTCCACCTGGAGCGTGATCCTCGACGTGCTGAAGAACCGCATGGTCTGGATCCTCGCCCTCAGTTACTTTCTCATTAAACCCACCCGCTATCTGCTCCTCTTCTGGTCACCCGTATACATCAGCGAACGGTTGGGCACCAACACGGCCGATTCAGGATTCCTCAGCAGCCTCTTCGATCTGGCGGGCCCGATCGGCACGTTGCTCGGAGGCTTCCTCTCCGACCGCGTTTTTGGTTCCAAACGCATGCCGGTCGCGGTTCTGGCATTGACCTTTCTCGCCATCCTGATGATCGCCTTTCCGTTCATGCCCCTGAGCCATTTCATGATGGGGGCCGGCATGTTCACCATGGGATTTCTAGTCTTCATCCCCGATTCGCTGATATCCAGCGCCGCAGCGATCGACTTTGGAACCAAAAAAGGATCTTCGACGGCCAACGGACTGATCAATGGCTGCGGATCGATCGGGCAAATGCTCGGCGTGACCCTTCCCGGCGTGGTCGAGTCGCTGCTCGGCAAAGGCCAGGACATCTGGCTTTCCATCTTCGTGGGGCTGGGAATCTCATTGGCCTTGGCGGCGCTGCTTCTCGCCCCGCAATGGCATCGCCTGCCTCCGAAGCCGGAAGCAGCCCCGGCGTAGCGGGGAGCGTAGCACTTCTCAGGTCGTCCCCTACAGCTCGGGTTGTAGGAGCCGACGTGAGAAGGCCTCGGCGAACGTTCGAACGACGTTGCGGCGTCACGAGCGATAGGCGGCACCGAGGACTCCTGACGTCGTCCCCTACAGTTCGGGTGTAGGAGCCGACGTGAGGAGGCCTCGGCGAACGTTCAAAAGACGTTGCGGCGTCGCGAGCAATAGGCGGACTCTCCTGACGTCGTCCCCTACGGCCCGACCCGCTCTCAGCGGGAGGGTTCGGCCGAAGCCTCAACGAGTCGGGCGCGCCAGAACCCGTGCTGCCCCAGCGGCTGTTCCGCGAAGGTCCACCGCTCGCGATCGCCCAAGGTCTCGACCACTCGCCCGAGGAATAGAGCCGGGGGAGCCTCCTCCCAGTTCACCAAATCGGTGCTAGACTCCAGGATCACTCCCAGGCCGCCGTCGAGCGGCCGATCGACCACCAAACGGAACATGCCCGGTGAAGCGGTCTCCAGGGTCAGCAGCACTCCCGCGCTGTTAGGACCCGCGAGTGTGGCCGGGGCAGAGAGGATCGTCCACGGG
It encodes the following:
- a CDS encoding MFS transporter; the protein is MSRPLNEMYRRWRLQIFSVTWLAYAAFYLTRKAFSAAKNELKQPEVMGLTKGQMSAMDGSYSAGYALGQFLWGTLGDRFGARRVVLLGMMASIITSILMGLSNTALLIGVFFTAQGIWQASGWAPLNKNMGEFFSQKERGTIMGFWCTNYALGGFVATIIASYVAKHYGWRSSFIVPALLLLVVWVLFYFLQRNRPEDVGLPSIEEYQGNPTMTRRTDIPVPTVREPQDSTWSVILDVLKNRMVWILALSYFLIKPTRYLLLFWSPVYISERLGTNTADSGFLSSLFDLAGPIGTLLGGFLSDRVFGSKRMPVAVLALTFLAILMIAFPFMPLSHFMMGAGMFTMGFLVFIPDSLISSAAAIDFGTKKGSSTANGLINGCGSIGQMLGVTLPGVVESLLGKGQDIWLSIFVGLGISLALAALLLAPQWHRLPPKPEAAPA